Below is a window of Bacillota bacterium DNA.
GTCGTGCCGAAACTTCTTCCCTCGAGCTGCCAAACAATGGACAGCCGAGTGGGTCAACCTGTCCCGGTGTTTTCGGTGTCCTCCCCGGTACGGGGTGACAAAAGGCGCGCCACTAGGTCGGCTCAGCACACGCGCACGTAGTCGCACCCGCCGCACGCTTGCCCGCTACGGGCCACGAACGAAGCGCTCCGGATCCCGTGGATCCACCGGCGCATGTCCTCCTGGAACCGCGCAAGTTCGCGCCGGTCGTCCTCCACCGGTATAGCCGCGCCGTCCTCGGAGTCGAGGTCGTGGATGGCGAGGCGCACGGGGTTGAGGCCGAGCGTCCTCGCCGCCTCGGCGAAAAGGCGCAGCTGGTTCCGGTGTTGCGCGAGCGGCGGGCGGCTCTCGGAAGTCTTTATGTCGACTATTTCGACCCCTGATGGATCTTGTCCTGCTTCTCCCTCGTCCCCCCACAACAAAAGAACGATCCTGCCGCGCAGGCGCGCCTTCCAGGGGGATCTCGAAGCGGCGCTCGACCTCCGGCGTCCGCGCGATGTCCGCTGCGTGCCTCCTTACGTAGCTCACAAGGCGCCCCTTCAGGGCGTGAAGCATGGCCTTGTACTGAGCGCGTCCCCCGAACGGGAGGTAGAAGCATTCCTCCAGGAGTGCGGCCGCCTCGCTTGCCGAAGGCACGGCGCCCAGCCTTGCACTCCGCGCCATCTCGCACAGCACGTGGTGGGCGACCTTGCCGAAGCCCAGCGCGGGGGTGATGGGGGGCGCAAAGCCGCACACGTAGCGCAGGTAGTACTTGCGCGGGTACTCGCTATGGACGAGGAGCTGTCCGCCTTGACACCTCCGCATAAACTCAATAACGGTGACCCCTGCAAAGGAGCCATCAATGAGGTTATGCCTGATTAAGAAGCCTTCTTCGGGTTCCTCACAGTACGATTCTCTGGACGCCCCGAAAGACACGTACAGAACCTCAAACCTCCTGTCGTAGTCATACGATATCTCATTTCCGACGCGGTTTCTCATATCGAAGACCCCAGACGCGTCGCTCTCAGATAGTCCGCGAATCAGCCAGCCCGATACAACCAACCCTGATGACGGGTCCGGGAACTCTACAATCACCTTCGTCGCCAATTCCGAGAACCCCCTGGCACTGAATTGAGTGTATTCCGAGCATATCACTCCCCGGTCGGGAATGGCTTTATGGTAGTGCAGAGTCTACGGGGGTCTCCTTGCTCCGCGCCCTGCATAGGCAGTCCAGGTAACCACCTTCCTACTTCTCCCGCAGGACGCCTGGACTGGGCAGGCCCTGCATGCGGCCCGCTTTCCGGCGTCTCAACCGGGGCCTGCGTCTCCGGCAGCCATCCATTCTTCGATCCTGTCCAAGAAGGCCTGTGCATCGGAACGGCCTTGGGCTAGGAAAGCCTTGATGTGTTCCCACTTGATGTCGAGGTACTGATGCGCGAGGACATTCCGAAGCCTGGTCGTATCTGCCAGACGCGTTGAAAGGCCCGGGTCTATCAGGCCCAACGATGCGAGTTTCGTAAAGATGTCCCTATAGCTTTCCGGCATCTCGATGTCAGCCTGGGAGAGGATGATCTTGCCTATATCGGACAGGGAGTTTACAACGTTCTCGATCATGCGTTCAACGTTCCGCCGGACAAGGCGATCAGAAGTGTAGCGAGAGAAGTCCAGATCGCCAAAGTCTCCGAGGTCCGCGAGTTCTGTTCTCGCAAACTCGAGCCTCCTGATTATGCTATCCCTGGAAGCCCGCTCCACGTCTAACCCTCCGCATGATTGTGCTTAGTGGTGTGATGGTGTGCCCGCCGGAGTCCCCACAAATCATAGAGCAGCTCGCTGAAGTCTTCAGCCTCCCGCGAGACATCCAGCATGTACTGCAGGTAGAACGCCCGGTCGCGGATGACCAGCGGAATCCCTCTTAAAGCTGCCCACGCCACCGATGCGTTCGCTTCGTTCAGGACGATGAGATCAACGTCCTTGTGAAGGAGTGCCTCGAGTTCTCCTGCGACACCGTTGATTCTGGCTAAATCGTGTGCGCCGGCGAAGTATACTGCTACGTCCACGTCTGAGCGTCTGGTCGCCCTACCCCTGGCGTGCGACCCGAAAAGAAACGCCACGACGACGTCATCTCTCGAGGCGAAGTACCGCTTGAGTGTGCCGAGAATGCGCCTGGATTCGTCGCCCTCGTGCATCTCGTCACTTGTGCAAGCTTCTGTGCAAGCTTCGTACGCTCTTGCCGCGATGGTCTCACCGGACATCTCGCTCGTGTTCACCAGCCTGCTCACCACCTGCGGGTGCCGAACCATTCGCGCCCCGGGACCCGAACACTCCCGGGCCTCCACGCTGACTCTGTCTGCGCCTGGTCACGTCCCAGCGTTTCTGCTTGCACGCGGTCGAGCTCTGGAGAATTCTGCGTAGCAGCGGCCGGACGCTGGGTGCCGCACCGCCGCTGGCATAGGGCGTGTCACCGTGCCGCCGGGGTGGGTGACCATCGCCGCGGGCTGGGCCGGCCGACCCCGGAGAAGCGGCTCGGGGATTCCTGCCTAGCCCTCGGCTTGATTGTACTGGAAAGTCCCCCGGCAAGCAAGGAGATTCCTTGTGTTGGCGTGGAGGCTCCTCTTGCTGCTTCCCGCGGAACGCGGTGTCATTCGGTTAGAGTTCTTGAGAGCAACGGCGCGACAGGCGGGAGCGACGTAACGCAGCGCAACGCAAGAGCAACGTAACAAAAGAGCGCGCCCGTTCGCAGCCGCTTCGTGAAACGAGCGCGCCCGTTTCCGATCATAGCGACCTCTGGGACGCGGCTATGGAGTGAATGGCATTGCTTATTAAAGTGAATGGCGATATACTTT
It encodes the following:
- a CDS encoding nucleotidyltransferase domain-containing protein produces the protein MNTSEMSGETIAARAYEACTEACTSDEMHEGDESRRILGTLKRYFASRDDVVVAFLFGSHARGRATRRSDVDVAVYFAGAHDLARINGVAGELEALLHKDVDLIVLNEANASVAWAALRGIPLVIRDRAFYLQYMLDVSREAEDFSELLYDLWGLRRAHHHTTKHNHAEG
- a CDS encoding PD-(D/E)XK nuclease family protein, whose protein sequence is MRGRIVLLLWGDEGEAGQDPSGVEIVDIKTSESRPPLAQHRNQLRLFAEAARTLGLNPVRLAIHDLDSEDGAAIPVEDDRRELARFQEDMRRWIHGIRSASFVARSGQACGGCDYVRVC
- a CDS encoding DUF86 domain-containing protein, with the protein product MERASRDSIIRRLEFARTELADLGDFGDLDFSRYTSDRLVRRNVERMIENVVNSLSDIGKIILSQADIEMPESYRDIFTKLASLGLIDPGLSTRLADTTRLRNVLAHQYLDIKWEHIKAFLAQGRSDAQAFLDRIEEWMAAGDAGPG